One region of Brachyhypopomus gauderio isolate BG-103 chromosome 9, BGAUD_0.2, whole genome shotgun sequence genomic DNA includes:
- the LOC143522571 gene encoding uncharacterized protein LOC143522571 isoform X1 encodes MSWPSLNSQGACWSSRNLPSTMCVVLSEHQVQRHRVNLKRVSSSTFHPTSAILKGVKPGPVDAMVVLKPKPGATTASGVRSTLFKGYSGELPHPATLNHGPVYAGIKADSLPLICTMNISPDKPLVDSIFGKVQVGSVLSYQQPPPPSDSVVIHEDAPPFPSLPLECYHLSPPEYSFVPTHQEQLHLSSLSVTLSQSHLIEEATRSQSATPEWHSLRRERVTASHFREVSHVRGPGAAESLAERIIRGTRQTAHMKRGLEMETGALKDYAVLKNLNLTKCGLVIHPDASWLGASPDGLVYDTLERPSFGLVEIKCPNAQSYVDCKFLKVAQGLHKMKESHCYYWQIQFQLLITGMQWCDLVICAHDDIFVQRV; translated from the exons atgtcatggccgagtctaaattcacaaggtgcctgttggagttcccgaaatttaccgtcaacgatgtgcgtcgtattgtcagagcatcaagtacaacgacacagagtcaacttgaaaagggtttcaagttctacgtttcatcctacctctgcaattttgaag ggggtgaagcctggacccgtggatgccatggttgtcctaaagccaaaaccaggtgctactacagccagtggagttag aagtacacttttcaagggctacagcggtgagctcccacacccggccaccctcaatcatggaccagtctacgctggaatcaaagcagattctcttccactcatctgcacaatgaacatctcgcctgacaagccacttgtggactccatctttgggaaggtacaagttggcagtgtactgtcctatcaacaaccaccacctccatctgacagtgttgtcatacatgaggatgcacccccattcccgagtctgccactagaatgttaccatctaagcccacctgaatattcatttgtgccaacacaccaagaacagctacacctaagctcactttctgtgaccttgtcacaatcacaccttattgaggaggcaacaagatcccaaagtgctacacctgagtggcattcacttaggagagaaagagtgactgcctcacatttcagagaggtgagccacgttagaggtccaggtgctgcagaaagcctggcagaaaggataatccgagggacacgacaaacagcacacatgaagagaggacttgaaatggaaacaggggccttaaaggactatgcagttctgaaaaacttgaacttgaccaagtgtgggctagtgattcatccagatgcatcttggctgggtgcatcacctgatggacttgtgtatgacacacttgagcgtccatcatttgggcttgttgaaattaagtgcccaaatgcacaaagctatgtagactgcaaattcctcaaagtggcacaaggcctacacaaaatgaaggagagccattgttattattggcaaatccaattccagttattgattactggtatgcagtggtgtgatttagttatctgtgcccatgatgatatctttgtgcagcgagtttag
- the LOC143522571 gene encoding uncharacterized protein LOC143522571 isoform X2 — MGVKPGPVDAMVVLKPKPGATTASGVRSTLFKGYSGELPHPATLNHGPVYAGIKADSLPLICTMNISPDKPLVDSIFGKVQVGSVLSYQQPPPPSDSVVIHEDAPPFPSLPLECYHLSPPEYSFVPTHQEQLHLSSLSVTLSQSHLIEEATRSQSATPEWHSLRRERVTASHFREVSHVRGPGAAESLAERIIRGTRQTAHMKRGLEMETGALKDYAVLKNLNLTKCGLVIHPDASWLGASPDGLVYDTLERPSFGLVEIKCPNAQSYVDCKFLKVAQGLHKMKESHCYYWQIQFQLLITGMQWCDLVICAHDDIFVQRV; from the exons atg ggggtgaagcctggacccgtggatgccatggttgtcctaaagccaaaaccaggtgctactacagccagtggagttag aagtacacttttcaagggctacagcggtgagctcccacacccggccaccctcaatcatggaccagtctacgctggaatcaaagcagattctcttccactcatctgcacaatgaacatctcgcctgacaagccacttgtggactccatctttgggaaggtacaagttggcagtgtactgtcctatcaacaaccaccacctccatctgacagtgttgtcatacatgaggatgcacccccattcccgagtctgccactagaatgttaccatctaagcccacctgaatattcatttgtgccaacacaccaagaacagctacacctaagctcactttctgtgaccttgtcacaatcacaccttattgaggaggcaacaagatcccaaagtgctacacctgagtggcattcacttaggagagaaagagtgactgcctcacatttcagagaggtgagccacgttagaggtccaggtgctgcagaaagcctggcagaaaggataatccgagggacacgacaaacagcacacatgaagagaggacttgaaatggaaacaggggccttaaaggactatgcagttctgaaaaacttgaacttgaccaagtgtgggctagtgattcatccagatgcatcttggctgggtgcatcacctgatggacttgtgtatgacacacttgagcgtccatcatttgggcttgttgaaattaagtgcccaaatgcacaaagctatgtagactgcaaattcctcaaagtggcacaaggcctacacaaaatgaaggagagccattgttattattggcaaatccaattccagttattgattactggtatgcagtggtgtgatttagttatctgtgcccatgatgatatctttgtgcagcgagtttag
- the LOC143522571 gene encoding uncharacterized protein LOC143522571 isoform X3: MVVLKPKPGATTASGVRSTLFKGYSGELPHPATLNHGPVYAGIKADSLPLICTMNISPDKPLVDSIFGKVQVGSVLSYQQPPPPSDSVVIHEDAPPFPSLPLECYHLSPPEYSFVPTHQEQLHLSSLSVTLSQSHLIEEATRSQSATPEWHSLRRERVTASHFREVSHVRGPGAAESLAERIIRGTRQTAHMKRGLEMETGALKDYAVLKNLNLTKCGLVIHPDASWLGASPDGLVYDTLERPSFGLVEIKCPNAQSYVDCKFLKVAQGLHKMKESHCYYWQIQFQLLITGMQWCDLVICAHDDIFVQRV; encoded by the exons atggttgtcctaaagccaaaaccaggtgctactacagccagtggagttag aagtacacttttcaagggctacagcggtgagctcccacacccggccaccctcaatcatggaccagtctacgctggaatcaaagcagattctcttccactcatctgcacaatgaacatctcgcctgacaagccacttgtggactccatctttgggaaggtacaagttggcagtgtactgtcctatcaacaaccaccacctccatctgacagtgttgtcatacatgaggatgcacccccattcccgagtctgccactagaatgttaccatctaagcccacctgaatattcatttgtgccaacacaccaagaacagctacacctaagctcactttctgtgaccttgtcacaatcacaccttattgaggaggcaacaagatcccaaagtgctacacctgagtggcattcacttaggagagaaagagtgactgcctcacatttcagagaggtgagccacgttagaggtccaggtgctgcagaaagcctggcagaaaggataatccgagggacacgacaaacagcacacatgaagagaggacttgaaatggaaacaggggccttaaaggactatgcagttctgaaaaacttgaacttgaccaagtgtgggctagtgattcatccagatgcatcttggctgggtgcatcacctgatggacttgtgtatgacacacttgagcgtccatcatttgggcttgttgaaattaagtgcccaaatgcacaaagctatgtagactgcaaattcctcaaagtggcacaaggcctacacaaaatgaaggagagccattgttattattggcaaatccaattccagttattgattactggtatgcagtggtgtgatttagttatctgtgcccatgatgatatctttgtgcagcgagtttag